The genome window AACTTACCCAGATAAGAGTACTGATGAAACGACCGTGCCAGTAATTGTTACTAAGCCTGGTCAAACAGTAACTTGGGGTGATAATGGTGCTGTTGTATTAACTACTGATGCTTCAAACACTAAGGCTCACGAAACTTCAGACAACTCACAAGTTGTACCCGTTTCTGATGTAACTGTAACTGCTCAAGGTTACAAGTTAGTAGATGGCAAGCTTGAAACTACTGCTACTCCAATTACTGTTGATCCATCAAACGTTAGCTGGAAGACAGCTCCAAACACTAACGTTGATGAAGCAACTGCAGCTGGTAAGACTATTACTGGCAACGAAATTAACGTAGACTTGACTGGCAATGCTGACGCTCAAGCAATCCTTGGTCCAAAGAATGGTGTTGTAACTACTAACCCATTCACTATTGATGCTAAGGGTGCTGGTGCTAAGAATGTCACTGCTCCAGTTGATATTAAACTTGGCTCAGACTTGACTAGTGAACAATTTGGTCAATTAGTAGATAACAACATCCCGACTGATGAAATTGCTACTACTACTTGGGCAACTAAGCCAGATGCAAATGGTCAAGGCGGCGTAATTAAGATCACCTTCACTGATAAGGATGCTAATGGTAATCCAACTTACTTGAACATTAACATTCCAGCAAGTTTAATCAAGGTAACTACTGATGCAGAAACCAATACCCCACAAGGTCAAGATGTTTCAACTAAGGTCGGCGAAGTTCCTGATGCAGAAAAAGGTATCAAGAATCCTGGTAGTTTACCAAGCGGCACAACTTACACTTGGCAAGACACTCCAGATACCACTAAACCAGGTAAGAAACCAGCAGTTGTTGTCGTAACTTACCCAGATGGTTCTAAAGATACAGTTTCAACTAATGTGTTAAGCAACAATTTTTGTGCATTGTTTGTTGCGACTACTACTCCCTAATAGATATAAGGTTTATAGCCTTATATAGTAGGTATCATAAAATAGCTGAACATTGTTTAGATAAATTTGTCAAACGGTAGAATGATAATGCTTATAAGAAACCCCCGAATACTTAACTTTAAGCATTAGTAGCAATATCTCCCCCAGATAACTTAAAAGTCTTATTGTCTACGCCAACAGCAATAAGCAGATAACAGTTTAGTTTTATCATATAAGTGTATTTGCTACTAAAAGTTTTTTACTGTTCATGACAATTGTGCTGAACAATGATTCAACAGTACACTTAGTACTAGCGATACCTCAAAAGTCGGCACAGAAATTACAACAGTATGGTAAATGTGCTAGCCTACTGTTGTAAGCCGCTTGGTGGTAGGTTTTAAATGTTGAATGGTGGACTTATCATCAAAGTTAGTTGTGCGTAAACTAACCAAAAAAGGATTTTCAGAAGTGAAAATCCTTTTTTGTTTTAAACAAAAATTCAATTGATAAATTAGGAAAAGTGTAATAAGATAATTGCAGAATAGAAAACACGAATGCATTTCAAGTAGGTTGTTCAGAGAAGCAGCGGGTGGTGGGAGCTGTCGACCGAAACTCCGGTGCAAAAATATGTGGGCAGGTAATTCTGCACGGATAGTAGCCGTTATCTACTTCGAAGGGTGACTAAAGATAGTCAAACTTGGGTGGTACCGCGGAACTAGAGCCATTTCGTCCCAAAATATAAAGGATGGAATGGCTCTTTTTTATATAATTAGGAGGAAATACGATGTTAGATATTAAAAAGATTCGTCAAGAACCTGATTTTTATAAGGAAAAGTTAGCTACGCGTGGTGTAAAACCAGAAGAAATTGATGAAGTTATTGCGTTAGATAAAAAGCGGCGGGAATTGCTCCAACAAACTGAAACAATGAAGGCGCAACGTAATGAAGCATCAAAGAAGATTGGAGAAGCTAAGCGTAATGGTGAATCCGCCGATGCTGCCATTAAGGAAACTCGTGAACTTGGTGATAAGATCAAGGAATTGGATACTGAAGTTGAAGCAAATGATGCTGAACTTCATGATAAGATGGCTCATCTTCCGAATGTTCCACATGATGGTGTTCCAGTTAGCTTAACGGAAGACGGTGCCGTTGAATTACGGAAAGTCGGTAAGGTGCGGGACTTTGATTTTGAACCTAAGCATCACTGGGATATCGGTGAAAACCTTGGTATTTTAGACTTTGATCGCGCTGGTAAGGTTTCTGGTGCGCGTTTTGTCTACTACTTAGGTCTTGGTGCTCAGCTTGAACGGGCAGTTTATAACTTCATGCTTGATGAACACATGAAGGAAGGATATACCGAAGTCTTACCACCATATATCGTCAATGCTGATTCAATGTATGGTACTGGTCAATTCCCTAAGTTCAAAGAAGGAGTTTACCAGGTTAACGGTGAGGATATGACATTGATCCCAACTGCTGAAGTTCCATTGACTAATTACTACCGTGGCGAAGTTATCCCAACTGAAGAATTACCGGTTTATGTTACTGCTTTAACACCATCATTCCGTTCTGAAGCGGGAGCAGCGGGTCGTGATACCCGAGGATTGATCCGGATGCACCAATTTAACAAGGTAGAAATGGTTAAGTACACTAAACCAGAGAACTCATGGGATGAACTTGAAAAGATGACGGCTAACGCTGAAAACATCTTGAAGAAGTTAAACTTGCCATACCATGTTATTACCTTAACTACTGGTGACATGAGCTTTACGGCATCTGAAACCCATGACCTTGAATTGTGGATGCCAGCACAAAATAAGTATCGTGAAGTTTCGAGTTGTTCAAACTGCTTGGACTTCCAGGCACGGCGGATGCACACACAATACCGGGATGAAAATGGTAAGTTACAATATGTTCACACACTTAACGGTTCTGGTTTAGCCGTTGGTCGGACAGTTGCAGCTATCTTGGAAAACTATCAAAACGCTGATGGTTCTGTAACAATTCCAGAAGTATTGGTACCATACATGCATGGTGTTACTAAGATTACTAAGGAAAATGCGGTTCCTTTCCGTAATAAAGTTAATAAATAAGATATATAGAAGACAGCTTTTAAAAAAGAAGTTCGGATTGCTAAATCTGAGCTTCTTTTTTGATTAAAAAAATCTAAGAAAAAGTGAAAAATAAATAAATTATACTTAATAAAATTAACTTATCGTTGGTTGTTAGCTTTAAAAATCATTGTTTAAAACGCTGACATCTTGGATAAACACAAACTTTAATGAAGAATATTTATTTTATTTTCTGGCGATGATAAAGTAGTATCAACGTTAAAATTTGATTAAAAAGGAGTCGGTGCAGATGCATAGCAGCAAGATAAAAAATATGATCATCACCATTGTTGCAGTTCTTGGAATTGTAGTGGGGTGGCAAATGGTCGAACCTCAGCAGGTATCTGCTGCCGAACCGACTTATACGTTTGCAACTAATAACACCTTTGAACCCTTTGAAATTCAAGATAGTAAAGGTGGGTACTCAGGAAAGAATCCTGGGATTGAAATTGAAATACTTAAGAAAATTGCTAAGCATGAGCATTTTAAGTATGAACTGAAGCCAATGAGTTTTAATGGTGACTTACAAGCTCTTGAAGCAGGACAAGTTGATGCAGTAATTGCTGGAATGAGCGTTACTGATGAACGAAAAGAAAAGTATGATTTTTCAACACCTTACTATACTAGCGGGGTTGTTATGGCTGTTGCAAAAGATAGCAATATTAAGTCGATGAGCCAATTAAAAGGCAAAACAGTTTCGGCTAAGTCAGGAACGAGTGCGGCATTATTTTTGAAGAACAACCAAAAGAAATATGGTTACAAAATTCGCTACTTTGATTCCTCAAATACGATGTGGAATGATGTGAAAACTGGGAACACAGTAGCTACTTTTGATGATGGTCCTGTTCTTGAATACGGAATTAAAGAAGGTGTCCCACTTAAGATTGTGACAAAGAAGCCAATTGATGCACAACCAGTTGCTGTTGGATACCAAAAGGGCAAGAACTTAGAATTACAGAAAAAGATGAATGATGGGATTAAGTGGCTAAAAGATACTGGCCAAATGGATCAAATCATTGATAAGTATACTAAGAGTGACAAAACGACGAAGGGCAGCGCGACTGATCGGACAATTTTGGGATTAATCCGCGCCAATTATCCAGCCTTGCTTCGTGGATTATGGATGACAATTGAATTAACCGTTGTCGGCATTATTTTTGCGATGATTTTTGGAGTAATTCTAGGTGTATTAGGTATTGCACAAAACAAATTTGCCAATGCTGTTTCTAGTACCCTGATTTATATCTTCCGTGGTATTCCAATGATTGTTTTAGCCTTCTTTATTTACATGGGGATTCCAAATGTTATTGGCCATAAAGTTCCGTTATTCTTAGCAGGAATCTTAACGCTGACTTTTAACGAAGGGGCCTATATTGGAGCCATTGTTAAAGGTGGATTTGAATCCGTTAATATTGGACAGTGGGAAGCAGCACGGAGCTTAGGGTTGCCATATAGCAAAGCCTTGATTAAAGTTATTGCTCCTCAAGGATTTAAGTTAATGATTCCTTCGTTAGTTAACCAGTTTATTATTACCTTGAAAGACACCTCAATTCTTTCCGCAATTGGTGTAATGGAACTTACGCAAACGGGGACTGTTATCATTTCCCAGAACATGGAAGGATTTAAGATGTGGTTAATCATTGGAACGATGTATATCATTATCATTACCCTGTTGACTTGGTTATCAAACTACGTACAAAAGAGGATGGGTTAATATGGATAAAAACTATAAAGTACAAGTAAAAAATCTGCACAAAAGTTATGGAAGTAATGAAGTGCTGAAAGGTATTAGCTTGGACGTAAAACCCAATGAGGTGGTTTGCATGATTGGACCATCAGGATCGGGTAAAAGTACCTTTCTTCGTTGCATTAATAAGCTTGAAGAACCAAATAGCGGCCATATTTATATTGATGGTTACGATATTGCTGATCCGCAAGTAAATATTAATAAGGTTCGGGAAAATATCGGGATGGTTTTTCAGCACTTTAATCTCTTTCCAAATATGAATGTTTTGGAGAATATCACTTTGGCACCTGTTCAACTTGGCAAGATGACCAAGGAAGAGGCAGAAAAGGACGCGATGCACTATCTTGACTTAGTTGGGCTAGCTGATAAAGCAGGGGCAGATCCAACTAAGCTGTCTGGAGGGCAAAAGCAACGGGTAGCCATCGCCCGTGCCCTTGCAATGAAACCGGATGTAATGCTCTTTGATGAACCAACGAGTGCCCTTGACCCTGAAATGGTAGGGGATGTTTTGGAAGTAATGAAACGGTTAGCGCAAGAGGGAATGACCATGATCGTGGTAACTCACGAAATGGGATTTGCTAAGCAGGTTGCCGATCGGGTGGTCTTCTTCCATAATGGTGATATTCGGGAACAAGGCACTCCAGAAGAGATTTTTGATCATCCACAACATCCAGATACGAAGAATTTCTTGGATAAAGTGCTAAATATTTAATTATCGCCTGACTTTTAGTAATTTAAATTTGACAAAGTTAGGATAATCATTATAATAATGAGTAACTTTTAATAATTGGTTGACAGAGAATCTAGCATTTGCTGAAAGCTGGATCCAATTAAATGGCATGAGCGTTTGAAATGGAGTGGTTTCCTTATCAACCGAGAGGTAGTTCGCAAATGTGAGCTATAAAGATGGGTGGAACCGCGTTAAAAAACGTCCCTGGTAGATGATTACCAGGGACGTTTTTATTTGTTTAAGAAAACGTTTTTGTTATTAACTAAATTTTTAAGGAGGCATATTATGGACGAAAAACAACAACAGAAGTTAGAACGATCGCTTAAAAGTCGTCATGTGACGATGATTGCTATTGGTGGAGCTATTGGGACCGGTCTTTTTCTTGGATCAGGAACAGCCATTCACCAAGCAGGTCCTTCAATCATTCTTTCATACCTGATCGTCGGTATCTTTTGCTTCTTTATGATGCGGGCGTTAGGGGAACTTATTTTAGCTGATACTTCAAAACATTCATTTATTGATTCGGTTAAGGAATATCTTGGTGACCGAATGGAATTTGTTGCTGGATGGATGTACTGGGCATGTTGGCTAACATTAGCAATGGCAGATCTTACTGCTACTGGTATTTACTTAAAATATTGGTTCCCTAATTTACCACAATGGGTTGGTCCATTAATTATTGTTATTTTATTGATGTTAGTAAACATGGTAAACGTTGGGCTGTTTGGTGAACTAGAAAGTTGGTTCTCCATGATTAAGGTGATTGCAATTTTAGCCTTAATAGCAGTTGGCGCGGTCTTACTTGTGATGCATGGTCATGTTGAAGGGCGGCCGGTAACCCTTTCAAACTTAGTTAACCAGGGTGGCTTTTTCCCTACTGGTCCGATGGGCTTCTTAATGTCTTTCCAAATGGTAGTCTTTGCCTTTGTGGGAATTGAAATGGTCGGTTTGACAGCTGGAGAAACTAAGAATCCAGATAAAGATATTCCAAAAGCGATTAATACCTTACCAGTCCGCATTGGTTTGTTCTATATCGGATCAATGATTGCGATGATGTCAATTTATCCATGGTTCCATATTAAGACTACCTCTAGCCCGTTTGTTCAAGTGTTTGCAGCAATCGGTGTTCCAGGAGCAGCTGCGATTTTAAACTTTGTGGTTTTGACGGCTGCAATGTCTGCGACTAACAGTGCGATCTTTAGTACTAGTCGTTCCCTCTACTCATTAGCTCGAAGCGGGAACGCACCAAAACGTTTTGGTGAATTAAGCGCGAAGGCAGTTCCTAATCATGCATTAACTTTCTCTTCATTGATTCTTTTTATCACAGTTATCTTGAATTATATTATGCCAGCGGGAATATTCGATGTAATTGCTGGAATTTCAACAATTACCTTTATTTTTACGTGGATCATTATTTTGGTTGCACATATTAAGTTCCGGCGGCAGAATCCAAAGGGAGTTACGAATTTCAGAATGCCAGGATATCCGATTACTAGTTGGTTAACAATTATTTTCTTCTTGGCAGTTCTAGTAATTTTACTCTTTATTGATTCAACACGAGTTCCATTAATCCTTTCAATCGTTATTTTTGCATTGCTTGCTTATGGTTATGGATTTTTGAAGAAGAAAAATTAAAAACTTGGCAGAGGCTCGAAAATTTTGAGTCTCTTTTCTTTTGCATTTGATAATGAATAGTTTAAGAGAGAGCTAAAAAGTAATAGAAAAGTTGGTTTTGTTTAATAGTTGGAGGGGATCTAAATCCCGTTGTGACGCGGTTTAATTGTCTTTTTGTTGGGGAG of Limosilactobacillus reuteri subsp. reuteri contains these proteins:
- a CDS encoding amino acid ABC transporter ATP-binding protein, giving the protein MDKNYKVQVKNLHKSYGSNEVLKGISLDVKPNEVVCMIGPSGSGKSTFLRCINKLEEPNSGHIYIDGYDIADPQVNINKVRENIGMVFQHFNLFPNMNVLENITLAPVQLGKMTKEEAEKDAMHYLDLVGLADKAGADPTKLSGGQKQRVAIARALAMKPDVMLFDEPTSALDPEMVGDVLEVMKRLAQEGMTMIVVTHEMGFAKQVADRVVFFHNGDIREQGTPEEIFDHPQHPDTKNFLDKVLNI
- a CDS encoding ABC transporter substrate-binding protein/permease; its protein translation is MHSSKIKNMIITIVAVLGIVVGWQMVEPQQVSAAEPTYTFATNNTFEPFEIQDSKGGYSGKNPGIEIEILKKIAKHEHFKYELKPMSFNGDLQALEAGQVDAVIAGMSVTDERKEKYDFSTPYYTSGVVMAVAKDSNIKSMSQLKGKTVSAKSGTSAALFLKNNQKKYGYKIRYFDSSNTMWNDVKTGNTVATFDDGPVLEYGIKEGVPLKIVTKKPIDAQPVAVGYQKGKNLELQKKMNDGIKWLKDTGQMDQIIDKYTKSDKTTKGSATDRTILGLIRANYPALLRGLWMTIELTVVGIIFAMIFGVILGVLGIAQNKFANAVSSTLIYIFRGIPMIVLAFFIYMGIPNVIGHKVPLFLAGILTLTFNEGAYIGAIVKGGFESVNIGQWEAARSLGLPYSKALIKVIAPQGFKLMIPSLVNQFIITLKDTSILSAIGVMELTQTGTVIISQNMEGFKMWLIIGTMYIIIITLLTWLSNYVQKRMG
- the serS gene encoding serine--tRNA ligase; translated protein: MLDIKKIRQEPDFYKEKLATRGVKPEEIDEVIALDKKRRELLQQTETMKAQRNEASKKIGEAKRNGESADAAIKETRELGDKIKELDTEVEANDAELHDKMAHLPNVPHDGVPVSLTEDGAVELRKVGKVRDFDFEPKHHWDIGENLGILDFDRAGKVSGARFVYYLGLGAQLERAVYNFMLDEHMKEGYTEVLPPYIVNADSMYGTGQFPKFKEGVYQVNGEDMTLIPTAEVPLTNYYRGEVIPTEELPVYVTALTPSFRSEAGAAGRDTRGLIRMHQFNKVEMVKYTKPENSWDELEKMTANAENILKKLNLPYHVITLTTGDMSFTASETHDLELWMPAQNKYREVSSCSNCLDFQARRMHTQYRDENGKLQYVHTLNGSGLAVGRTVAAILENYQNADGSVTIPEVLVPYMHGVTKITKENAVPFRNKVNK
- a CDS encoding amino acid permease; translated protein: MDEKQQQKLERSLKSRHVTMIAIGGAIGTGLFLGSGTAIHQAGPSIILSYLIVGIFCFFMMRALGELILADTSKHSFIDSVKEYLGDRMEFVAGWMYWACWLTLAMADLTATGIYLKYWFPNLPQWVGPLIIVILLMLVNMVNVGLFGELESWFSMIKVIAILALIAVGAVLLVMHGHVEGRPVTLSNLVNQGGFFPTGPMGFLMSFQMVVFAFVGIEMVGLTAGETKNPDKDIPKAINTLPVRIGLFYIGSMIAMMSIYPWFHIKTTSSPFVQVFAAIGVPGAAAILNFVVLTAAMSATNSAIFSTSRSLYSLARSGNAPKRFGELSAKAVPNHALTFSSLILFITVILNYIMPAGIFDVIAGISTITFIFTWIIILVAHIKFRRQNPKGVTNFRMPGYPITSWLTIIFFLAVLVILLFIDSTRVPLILSIVIFALLAYGYGFLKKKN